The Cytophagia bacterium CHB2 genome contains the following window.
GTTGCGTGATTTCGCCGCCGTGCTGCAGCAAGTGTTGATCAAATTCGATAATCTCTGGCGCATGCCGTTTCCCTACGTTATGCCTCTGCATCAAGCGCCTACGGACGGCAGGGATCATGGCAGCTTTCATTTTCATATTGAATTTCATCCGCCTTTGCGCAAGCCGAATTTGTTGAAGTATCTCGCCGGCCCGGAGATTGGCGGCGGCAATTTTTTGAGTGATACTTCCCCGGAGGAAAAAGCGGAAGAGCTGCGCAGTCAAGCAGATGCGCATTACAAGAAACTATCGAAATAAATGAAGGGCAAAATGATTTTATGGCAGAATGATTTGTTTTAAAAATTATCCTGCCGTTCAATCATTCTGCCATAAAAACGCATTCAATATGTATCGCATCGTTCAAGGCACGACTCACGGCTTGCAAGACGTCTCTCGTTTTGTTGACGTCATCAATGCGCTGGCCCAAAGCCAGATCGCCGAAGCGAGGACGTTGTTTGATCCTGAGAAAGAAATTATCGTCACGCGCGCGCCCGGCCGGCTCGATGTGATGGGCGGCATTGCTGATTATTCCGGCTCATTGGTTTTGCAATTGCCGCTGCGGGAAGCGACATGCGTTGCGTTACAAGTGGCTTCGGATAGAAAGCTGCGAATAGTCAGTTTGGGAGAAAAAACGAGCAACCGTTCGCCGTATTTTGAGATGAGGTTAGAAGATTTCGAACCGCACGGCAGCGCGTGCGATTATCAGATTGCGCAAAAATATTTTCGTAAAAATCCCGGAACGCAGTGGGCCGCTTATGCCGCCGGCGCATTTCTCGTTTTGATGAAAGAGCGAAGCGCGATATTCAAAACCGGCGCGCGCATTTTAGTTTATTCGGAAGTTCCCGAAGGAAAAGGCGTAAGTTCCTCTGCCGCGCTTGAAGTCGCAGTGATGAAAGCGGTGACCGCTGCGTTCAACCTTGAAATCCCTCCGCAGGAATTAGCGCGATTGTGCCAGAAAGTTGAAAACCTCATCGTCGGCGCGCCCTGCGGCATCATGGATCAAATGACTTCGGCCTGCGGTAAAGCGAATGAACTTCTGGCGCTGTTGTGCCAGCCCGCCATTTTGCAAGAGCCGGTTGAGATTCCGGAGCATCTCGCTTTTTGGGGAATAGATTCCGGCGTGGCGCATTCTGTCTCCGGCGCGGACTATACATCGGTGCGCATCGGCGCGTTTATGGGATATAGAATCATCGCAGAGTTGGCGGGGCATAACTTTTCGCCTGCGCACAAGCAGCATCACGTTCATGTTGCTGATTCGCGTTGGCATGGTTATTTGGCCAATCTCACGCCTTCGGTTTATGAACACGATTATGCCGCGCAGTTGCCGGATGAAATCAAAGGCAGCGCGTTCATCGAGCGCTATCGCGGCACTACGGATGAGGTTACAGAAATCAATCCGGAAAGAGAGTATCGCGTCGCGCGGCCAACGGCTCATCCCATATACGAAAATTTTCGTGTGCGCACTTTTGCGGCGCTGCTGCATAATTCAAAAAGCCGGTTGGCAATGCAGCAACTCGGAGAATTGATGTATCAATCGCAC
Protein-coding sequences here:
- a CDS encoding GHMP kinase is translated as MYRIVQGTTHGLQDVSRFVDVINALAQSQIAEARTLFDPEKEIIVTRAPGRLDVMGGIADYSGSLVLQLPLREATCVALQVASDRKLRIVSLGEKTSNRSPYFEMRLEDFEPHGSACDYQIAQKYFRKNPGTQWAAYAAGAFLVLMKERSAIFKTGARILVYSEVPEGKGVSSSAALEVAVMKAVTAAFNLEIPPQELARLCQKVENLIVGAPCGIMDQMTSACGKANELLALLCQPAILQEPVEIPEHLAFWGIDSGVAHSVSGADYTSVRIGAFMGYRIIAELAGHNFSPAHKQHHVHVADSRWHGYLANLTPSVYEHDYAAQLPDEIKGSAFIERYRGTTDEVTEINPEREYRVARPTAHPIYENFRVRTFAALLHNSKSRLAMQQLGELMYQSHSSYSACGLGSHGTDRLVELAREIGPAKGVYGAKITGGGSGGTVAVLGAVDANHAVAEIGERYAAETNQYPKIFKGSSMGADDFGCIVLQNDL